AtggcccagcacatgttgttcattgtaagaacactttcactgcagatttaacaaaatgcaaagataccaatgtgagatttctaaagatagctacagcatttgatccaaggtttaagaatctgaagtgccttccaaaatctgagtcactccgatgcggaaactacagaacccgaaccaccaaaaaggaaaatcaaccttctgctagtggcatctgactcaaataatgataatgaacatgcatcggtccgcattgctttggatcgttatcgagcagaacctgtcattagcatggacgcatgtcccctggaatggtggttgaagcatgaagagacatatgaatctttagcgcatctggcacgcaaatatcttgtgacgccggctacaacagtacctgttctcactttcaggtgacattgtaaacaagaagcgggcggcattatctcttgcaaatgtaaacaaatttctttgtctgagcgattggctgaacaagaagtaggacagtgGAGTTGCAggatctaaaattttacattgttttatttttgatgaatgcagtttttttgtacataattctacatttgtaagttcaactctcatgataaagagattgcactgcagtacttgtatgaggtgaattgaaaaatactatttttggggggggggtttaagtGCAAATACTTgttctcaaaaataaatataaagtgagcagtgcacagtttgtattctgtgttgtaattgaaatcaatatatttgaaaatgtagaaatcatcaaaaactatttaaataaatggtattctattattgtttaacagtgagattaatcgcacgattaatttttttaattgctcgaCAGCTCTAGCGCTGATCAAATACTATGGTGGTGAGCACAGCATTAAATTTGGAGAAAGAGAAATTACATGCAATTTTTTAAGAAAAACCGAGGTTGGATTTTAGAGCTGTTAATCTTAACACTGTAACTTTAACTTGTGAAGACAAAAGTCTCTTTGCTCTTAACACTTTGCTAAGAGAAGGACATCTCAAACTGGACTTCCCATGTATGGTTTCAGTTTCTATCTTCAAACAGTATAACATTTCCTCTGTAGGTCACTGCTGGTCCTGTTCTAACAGGCAATTGTACTGTGTGTCTGTCCATGGTATTATATCTTAGAAGGCGGCGGCAGCAGAGAAGTGGATatggaggatgaggatggatACACCATTTTAAATTTTCGTTCTAGGAATCCAGCCTTCACCCATGAACCTTCAGGAAAAAACAAAGGTATCACACCGCCTAAAGCTCCTGATGTTCCCAGTGGTAAGAAATTCGCTAGGGATTTTAATGAAATGATAGCAATGCTATTCTTAATCTTGAGACTAGTCTAGTGTTTAGCAACCAATTTTTCTAAATGCTCTAGAATCAGAACATGTATtcagattgccttgaaatttgcTGAGCCTTACAAGTGCTCTGCATAGGgctagtgatccaaatttgggggcatttggggaaggggttcctGAGATATGGCATTCCTTTAAAAACATCAGGTCAACATCACCATTTTACAGTTCTTATAACTTTTTTGCACGCTGCTGCGACTTCTTCCCAATCATGTGCCCTCTAAGTGTTTTGTTGCACTTTGGCCTTTAAACAGCCCCAGTAACCAGTCTGGGAGTAaagaattaggcctggtctatgcttaaaGGTTTTGCTGGCATAACAAGATCAGTTAGTAATGTGGAAAAATCACAACCCTACTAGTAGGGATATACTGGCAAAAAAGTCCTTATgccagtagggttgccacctctctGAGATACAGAAAAAACAGCCACTGGCCACACCTGCATCAACAAAAAGGGTTCTAGTGCTGGCTATAACTAACTATTACTAAAAGGTTTTAGAGAAccattgtacacacacaaaataacagTGTAAtttgatgggtttttttccccttacctTATCCTAACACCATATTCTGGACTATGGGGCTGTGAATTGTAGAGTGCTCCAACATgtcctaagtgtgtgtgtgggaagtgtgtgtgtgtgtgtgcgggggggggggggggggcagacccaaaacacaaacaaatgaaaaaagggcACATGAAATCTTTTAACTGACAAGGAAATACAAAATCAGGCCAGGGCAATCACCCTATATGCCGGTTTAGATTGTTCCAttcagggaactggtataaaTTCTGAAAAAAAGCACTTTTACTggtttaggctacatctacactaagAGGATTTGCCAGTGTAGTTGTACCAggaaaccttttctagtgtacaCAAGGACTCAGATGTTGGAAAGATCACATCAGTGCTTCAGGAAGGAAACTGAAATGTAAAGTAAACTAGTGTCACCATACACACAATCTGATTGCTCAGAAACTTAGATCTAgaactgtttcagagtagcagccgtgtagAAAATGGAGATTCTTAAGTCTGGGTTTGTATGAGGAGATGTAGAATGAAATGAAGGTGTCCTTGAACAGTCTAATATATCATAGTAAGATTAGTGCTTTGTGATCTATATCATCTGAAATGTGCAGGGCTGATTGGCTCTTTGTCTGGAGATTTGAGTTGTATAGTTAATAAGGTGATCTGTTACAGGATGTTCCTTCTCTTAGGAGCACTCCTGTTTTGCCTCAATGCATAAGTCATGTtggatttgtgtttttaaaaaatctactcTGAAGCTCCAATTAAACTAGCTGGATGAACAAGATAATCTAAACCAGGTTGTATTATTTGTTAGGGCCATGatttccatgacaaaatctttaaaatatcttGGGTTTTTCACTTCAAAAAAGGAATGATGGTCTCTGTCACCTCAGTTAACCTGGTTCTAAGCAAGTATCATGGAGTATAGGGGaataacttaaaaataaacaaaaactggtTTTAAACTATAGCATTggttaaatattaaataaaagtaTGAAAATCTTTTACTCATTTACATGAATATTTTCTGTGTACTGCAACAAACAACTAGCCCTATTTACATGTTTTGCTATATTGTTGTCCCAAACTATCTGTAAGAGCTATATATCACTTTTCTTAAACttcataataattaaaatattgttCATCAAACTTTTCCCCTATTGTCTCTCAAGTACAattattactttattatttttgGCCATGACAAAACCAAGACTGTCTATTTTTTGCCATGTCAAGTAACCAACGTTAAATGTAAGGCTTGTCAACAAATAATATGTTGATCATCTGGAATTTTTTACCCCAGGATAATTTCTACTTTTTGTCATAAACCCCAAGCCTGAAAACTTTCATCAAAAAATTGAATGCTTCCAAcagaaaatctaaataaaatatttagttttgaatTGGCTAATCCATGTTAGAATACAATAAATATATTGTCctattttgacaatttcaaaacttttttcagaCGTTAGTTTAGTTAGATTaatcaaaactgaccctttcttGTGAACAGGTTCAATTAAATAACAGTTTCtaatggaaaaaatgtttcattagGTCATATTAGAACTGGTCGGGAATTTTCCAGTCTCCCCATGATGTTTCAGTTTTTGAGTGTTCTATTTTTTGATACAAAGGTTGaagtttttcatggaaaataaGAACTTTACATCTATTCAGTAGAAAACCCAAAtttccatcttaaaaaaaaaaagatatgcatTTTTTCAACCTCCCACACTCATTTGgctaatggaccaaattcatgtTTGCTATAACTGTACTGAAGACAAGGGCATTAAGCCAAAGAGAAGAGTGGTGCAGAAGATAGCCCAGTAGGCTGGGAGATAGGAGATGAGAgttatattcccagctctgccactgacctgatgTATGACTTtcggcaaatcacttcacctatTTCCCCTCTCATCCTTTGTTAAATTTAGATTCTAATGTCTTCAGGGCATGGACTGCCTcctactttgtgtttgtacagggcctagcatgGTGGGGCTCTGATTTTGGTTGGGGGCCTCCTGTTGCTGGTTTAGTACAAACAATAAGAAATGGTATGTTGTGATTGGCCTGTTTACTTCTAAGCATGAGACTGGGTAGGAAGCACCCTGATAGGGAGGAGGGTGAGCAACGTAGCCAAATCTCATGGGGAATGGGGTTGGTAGGTACTGATATTTGATCATTGGCAATTATTTGGGCTCCTAGCTTAGACAGGTAGAACCCAAATATACTCCAGAGTGACACTAGATTCTTGTCTTTCTGTCCACATCTCACTTTTCTTTATTAGAATCCATCCCTTTGCCTTCCAAATGGCGATGCACAGCACTGATTTTGGGGATCCTCTGCCTGACACTGCTGGTAACAGCAGGGATTTTGGGTATCCAGGGTAAGTATTTACAAGGAAAAAAtctaagggacagattctgcacTCACTGGCACTGATGCAAATTTCAAGTTAATGCCACTGACTACAGGAGAGAAATTCTATatttactccagtgtaactgagagccaTTCTCCTTATAAAACTATTTAATATAGTTCAGTGATAAGTAGAAATGCACATGCAGAGGGGTGACTTTCACCCTAAATAAATATGGTTATATTTTATTATACAATGATCCTCTGACCCACACAAAGGGTGTGGAAACTACCTATATTTGCCCAGCTGGGAATTCCACTAGCATAGGGTAGCATCCATCATAGCTCTTCCTTGCAGACCCCATGAAGGGGTGTGTCATGGGCAGGCCAGCTGTTCCTAGATGGCAGATGTTCCCTCATGGGCCCTTCCCAGCTGAAGGAGTTTAGACAACCCCTGCAGGCTGCATGGCTGGCATAAAGCTAGCTGGAGAACTGGGCAGCTGTAAACAGCTCCTGGGCAGCAGATGGCATTGGCAGAGAATATGTGCCCAAGTAGAGTGGTTTATCAAAAATATGTCAGAATAACACATTTTGATTTTAAGAATGCTGCAGTTGTTTTAAAGTCCTTTAggcagcaaaaaaagaaaaaaaagaaataaacttcTGTTTCTCATTCCTCTATAAAGTTTGTATACTTACTGTATTTTTAAGATCAATATTGTATTTTCTTATTCTGCTTTTAAGTGACTCAGGCATCGCATTTAGCAAGTGCATCACTGAAAAATCTCTCACAGCAGCTAGAATTACTCCAAGCCAAAAATGCAAACCTCTCAGAGATTCTGCAGCAGCTGACAAGTGACAGAGGTAACCATGTGGTAGGACCAGATTAACTTGAGATCTTCCTTGATCAGATAGCTGTTTTTAGACAAGGGAAATGCAGTAGAGCTAATCTATCTTGACTTCATCaaaacaagatgggtgaggtattatcttttttACTGTACCAGTTtcctcagtgagagagagaagctctgTTAACACTTTGTTACAACCTTTCACTCTATGGGGACAGCAAGGACTCAATACTTCAGGGGGCATATGCATCTTCTGGGAGGAAGCAATCACTTATCTTTCTTATCCGTGATTGCTTGGAGAATTTTGGAGCAGCACTAACAAATTCCCAAGGGAATCCTCTCTAGTAATATTGAGATAAAAGAAGATCTGAAAGTTGGGTAaaggaggggtgggtgtggaatGTTGTCAACATAAAATCTACAGCCAAAATTCTTAGAGAAAATCAAGAATGTGATTGGTCTGGCCAATATGGGTTCTGAACCACTGGAGAAGCTTCAGTCCACCAGGACTTGTTGACCACATTACCTTACCTGATATCCAGACATCCACGAAACAGGACAGTTGGGAAGCTCATTATAATTTGATATTATTCTTGCCCTGGATTTTTTAAATCCACTGACAACTTTTCACTGGATAAGATTATCCCATGACAAAATCTGCACGTCCTGCGTGTGGGGAGGCAGCACAGCTTTGTCTACAGACCTAGAAGGCCCTGGCACATCTAGAAAGTTAGATGGGGTGTCTAACCTTGAAGATACATCAGATGTCCCAAGACACTGAGatcaaaaatatttctattgatgtGAGTCAGAGGTCTAGTATATCCAAATTATCCCTCATCTCAGTCCTTCCTTGTGTCAGTAGGGACTGAAAAATAATCTGCGTTATATAGATAAAATTCTACTGCTGCTTCTAGATTTTCCATGACTTCATTTATTATTCCTTTGCAACATTTACATCTTTCTCCGCAATTGTTCTTTTAACAGTAAAATGATTTGGCCTGGCCACATACCACAGCTCTTAGATTTCAGAGTAATTAGATACTGTTGGGAAACTAAGATAGTGATATAGATATGAGTGCTACATTTAGGAATGAACAATCAAATCGGGGAATAACTGACTTggcagtagtactgctggaaaggattTAGCAGATataagttatgtctacactgtgataaaagacctACGggatggctgtggctggcccaggtcaacagactcaAACTCATGGAGCTTGGGCTGACGGGCTATAAAATTTCAGTGCAGACATTTGGGCTCCTGGATGGCAATGGGAACATATAAGTCTAATTCTAACCAAGAGAAGTCTGTTGTACACATCCATACCCACCCATCCACTCATATTTGGTGGGATATAAGGCCTCATGGTAGAGCAGTGGTGACACAGAACAGCCAGTACGTTACACAATATTCAGTATTAATCTGCATCAGCCATGAGCACAGAAATATTTATTCTCTTTTCAAGGCCAGAAATGCAGCCTTTGCCCAGAGAATTGGTTCTGGTATGGAGAAGTCTGTTACCACCTGTCTACTGAATGGAAAACGTGGCAAGGAAGTAAAGATTATTGTTCTTCTCATGATTCCAGACTTCTTAAGATAGAAAACAAGGAAGAACTGGTAATGTCTTTTCCTTCTTCACTTACTGTAGATACCAAACCAGGAATGAATGCGGCAATGGGTGTAGGTTTTATATTGCATGTTCATATTGCCACTGATAAAATGACACCACCTATGCATTGTATTCTTGGTCACTATCAAGGGAAACTTGGCAGTCAATGCATTAAATTAGAGAAGGTaataaaagaaatttaaaaactgACGGAAGGAATCAATGGCAATGTAATGTGAAAGGTCCTTCAAACCAGTGCTTTCCACTGCCACATAACAGATGTGGGTATCTCATTCTCCTATGACCAGCAAAGGCCAAGTGTGCTCAAGCGCTGTGGCTGCTTACTATCATTAACCAGGGGAAACACATCCAGTCTTCAGGTATCCATAGGTAGAAGGGCTGTAACTGTAATGTGAGCTCATGAATTCCTTGCATTGGTCTTCGTGGTTGAgtatatgagggagattcccaaacctgagccattctttttaggtgacaaatctaaggaacaGTCCCaaactgaggtgtcattagaggaggttttggaacaaattgataaactaaatagtaataagtcaccaggaccagatggtattcaccaggGAAGACACTAGGGAGGGGCATGAatggtcacatgcccctccccagatGCCTGGGGGGGCACATTCCAGAGGGGGTAGGGGTGAAGCTGTCCCTGTCCTGTCCCGCCCACCAGCTGTGCTCAGGCACCTAGCCTGCCTGCTTGAGCTCTCTGGAGTCGCTCTTCCTGCTGCTGCCGGTGATTAAGAAGGGGAGCTTCTTTCTTGCAGCGACAGGGCAAAATGAgagggctcaggggagggaggaaagggagcagagaggaaggagggtccGCCAAGGACACTGGGGATGATCCTGAGGATaatggggggggacggggaggcAGCATAGGCCAGGGCTGAGggtctggtgggggggaggggcaaagaagGAGCCATGTGGCCAGCCTGGAtgggtgtcggggggggggggagggagcagcagggctAGGGGCTAGCGATGGGGGatttctgtgtgagagagaggtttCTTGGCCTGGGTTCCTCTGGCCACCCAATAAGCTAGACGGAAATCCCTGATGTGCTTTTAGCAATGCACAGGATTCCTTTAAAGCCATAAGGGTAGGAAACAGGTATTTTACTTTAAATAAGGCCATGTGTGAGTTCCAAATATTGCACCAGTGCAGAATCAGACTCATATTTCACTTCTCATGTGATCTGGGCCAGCCTACAAGTATCTGGTGAGCACTTAAAACTCCAGTGCATCCTCCAAATGTTTGTTGCGTGTTGATATTAAATtcaaaggagggagagaaagatcttgtggttaaaacACTAGCTTCTCTTTATAAGacctaaatattattattattttgccacagacttcctttatGCAAGTTGCTTAAtttctctctgccttagtttccctatctgtaaaagggggataattcTTAGCTAAGAAGGGCATGTGATAATGAACTTGTCTGTGAAATTTTGGAAGAATGTGCTATAGAAGGACAgagtatttattaaaatattaggaATGAGACTTTAAAGAATGGGTGCTTAAGATAGGCACATAGGGCATTATCTTGCATCACTGAACTCAAGGATACCATTGCCGTTGATCTCAATGGGAACATGATCAGAGCCCTAAATCCTTATAGAGGTTCCTAAGTAAGTGACTCAGTTTTTCAAAGCACCCATcagtttcatttttgaaaaattgggtCCCGTATTTCGGAGCCTAACTGGGGCACATATTTAaacggggtgtgtggggggtagtCTTGGTCTGTGTGTCTGGAGGTTATTGTCTTCTTTGAGGCAACAATTATTGCTCTtcgggcattttaaaaaaatctgcagtcAACACTTGTAGAACATTTAAAAGCAATTGTCATGCAAGGGTATGGAACTGAGTAACTGACATGTGAGCCATATCAAGGTAACTTGGTGCAAGTTATTCTTTCTTCCTTGACTatgaatacattttacatttgagtCATGCTTGCAAAATTGTTATGAAAATTTACCAGTGAAGGCACAAATTCTACTAACCTGAActtacaatattttaataaaagcaatattttacttgcttgtccccaccccccaaaaaaatatttaCCGTGCATGTGTGGAGTTTTGCAAGGCAGACACAAGACAGACTATGGGAAATGCTTCAGGAATGAGTGCTGTTTAAGTTAGCAGTTCCAGAGTTTTGTGACTCATAAGTGGCACTCCCTAAATTAGTAgattagggcccaatccttcaaacaTTTCCACACATGTGCAACGTTATTTCACAAGTagtcttattgaaatcaattagAGTAGTGATGTGGAATGCAGCTAATGTTGGTACATTGATTACATGTGTGAGTACTATTTGCAGTGTTTGTACAATATGGTTTCAATCTAAGGACCCAATTCTGCACTTAATGGAGGAGTAAAATCTTTAGCAGAAGCCATGAAGAAGACTTTGCTGTCTTCCTCTTTAACTGCGATATAGCATGGTTTCTCCTGAGAGAAGTAACTGCTTTGTCTGCTTGTTCATAACTACACTTAAGTGCCTGTACCACAACTCAATTAAATTGTTTAAAGTAGGTACACTATCACATTTTGATCTAATATGTATTTAAACACCCATATTTTAGCCAAGCTTTATACCaaagatttttttcataattcATGAAGTAATTTCATCTAGTCATATACTTAAGTGCATTCTATATTAACAGGAACAGAACATTACTGCAGCCAGCTCAGGGAAGACCTCCACTCACTGTGCAGCTACAGgggttaaaaagcaaacaaaatgttagaatACATATGGAATGGAGACTAAATGGAGAGTAAAATAATGCCAATGTATAAATCAACGGTAtgccctcatctggaatactatgcACAGATCGGATCGGATAAGGATAAAGCAGAAATAGAGGGAGTTCAGGCATAGTTGCTGAGATTGATCCGAGGCATGGATACGCTCTCATATGtaaagagatggaaaagactggCATGTTTACCAGAGAGATGTGctaggattttcagaagagccccaggagttaggtgcccaactcccattgaacttcaatgggatttcaaTATCTAACTTtcctaggctcctttgaaaatcctagctgAGATGAATGAGAGAGGACCTGATAAATGTGTAGAAAACAATGAATGGTACAGAGAAGGTAAATTGGGAACTTCTGTTCACCCTGTCTCATACTGTGGGAACAAGCGGATAttaaatgaaattgaaaggcaaatTCAAACCTTGTAAAGGAAATTAtattttcacacaatgcaaatctagcttgtggaactcactgcgaTCTCATTGAGTCCAGAAGCTGAGAAGGAGtccaaaaaggattagacatttatggaTAGTAAGAATCTGCAAGTTATAATAGTAATTATACATTAAAGGAAATACCCAGaggaattttggaagggatataaacccttacCATGCTGTAGGGCATAAACTAACCTCTACTATTGGGGAATAGGAGTAAACTTTCCCTGGGGCACCTTAGACCATAACTaactactgcagggtttcttgaaccttgttctgaagcatctggtactggtcactgttgatgacagaatactggactaggtTGATGGCTGGTAATTTGGGAATTCCTATATTTCTGTGTTCCTGTTATTAGAAACAATTATGACAGATTTTTGGAGTCCATCTAGATTTAAATTGAGGGGattcagtttatatatatatatatatatatatatatatatatatatatataatagctgCTAAATTAACCATGCAATATGAATTCTCTAACCAActtatgtattaaaaataaagcaaaacaaaaaacaaaattaaaatattaaaatcttaGTAAACTAAGCAGCATCTGTTGTTCATCTTGTTAAACTGCCATCTTCACAATAAATCCTGAGTTGAACTGTTTATATTACTGAATGCTGGAGTCAGGGTCAGAAAAGGTGGGTAAATATGCAATTATTTTGTGGATTTCTAATAGTGCACTACAGTGCTGCATTTAATTGTATGTTACCAGCTGCCTCAGCATTCATTTTATTTCTACTTCTTCTGCAAATGAAATATTCTTTTTATTACAAGTCAAAAACTCAGGAGTTAGTGGGATATTCATGGTTAACAGCAGGCTAATCTTTCTATATAGTTCAGGTATGTTGCTGACTTTGAAACTTTTAAGGTATGGGTCCTCAACCTCATTATAGACTCACCCCACTAGTGTGAAGAAATATAGGCCTATAATGTTTAACTATGGTTTGATGCACTCTTACGTTCTGTGTATGACAGAGCCATTGAACTTCCTTATGCTACACAGAACAGTTCTGTGCACTTGAGTTCCCTTGTGCATCTAGCTATCCCTTCCAATTAAAGGAGGATAGACTGAACATGAGAGTTACTTCAGGCCTGAGCTCAATAAAACCTCCCAGTGTCTTGTTTGATTTCAGGAGCTCTACAGAATAATTTTCCAGTTCTAGGTGGTCCATGAATGCCTGTCAGCTTTATTTTGCTCTTGTCAAAGCATCTGATATAGGGGTACAAATATGTGGTAATTTTTCCAACTTAAAAATAAACCATACAAATTCTTCCTCCTACTAACAGCAGGGAGCATCTCTGCAGACATTTTTCCACCAGATGCTCTTTTTAGGTGTTTCTATATCTAAGGGAGAACACAATTTCCCAAATAGGGAGAGACAGGAATAAATTACTTTTGTGTCCCCTGCTTGTGCATGGACCAGATCACTTGCAGCGATTCTGGAAACAAACTTTCTCCTGGGGTCTTTCTGGATCACAAACTGCTTGATCGATAATGATTTGTCAAGTTCCAGTATATACGAAAGATCTAAAGTTGTCTGTAGAGTAATATTTCCTGAAAGCAGGGTTGCAAAAGTGCTTACACTTTTTCTTAAGATGGCCACCATCCAAGCCCTGCTTTACACCAGGCCTATGACAGTCAGTCTGGAATTCCCTACGGTTTTAGGAGTCCTGCATTCCTCTCCAGGTGGGCAAAAATGTAGGATCATGGCTAAAGGCACAATGTCAACttgaaaatcacatttctgtctgaaaatttgTATCTATTATAGTGACAAGCTAACAAGTAAGATTATGAAAACCAAAGGAGATGAAGGTGTGTGTGCAGGGCTGAAAGAGTCTCCTctacttcccttccccctcccccccgtttgtttattttatgtattgATAGCATTTTGTGTATACTCAGTTTCACAGTGTCCCTGTAAGGTCTGTTAGCGCTAAAGTTGGGCCGTGCTGCAAGCACTATGTATGAGGCAATGCAATACCACCataacctttaaattgtgcccctttACTATTTACTAGTTGCctatggtattcacccaagagttatgaaggaactcaaatgtgaaattgcaggactgcTAAtcgtagtctgtaacctatcatttaaatcagcttctgtaccaaatgactggaggttGGCTAATGTGAGGACaacttttaaaaagggctccagaggtgaccctggcaattacaggccggtaagcctgacttcagtaatGGGCAAACTGGTGAAAATATAGTAaggaacaaaattgtcagacacatagatgaacataatttgttaggGAATAGTCAACATTGTTTTTgttaagggaaatcatgcctcaccaacctactagaattctttgaggggatcaacaagcatgtggaccagggggatccagtggatatagtgtatttagattatcagaaagtctttgacaaggtctctcaccaaaggctattaagcaaagtaagcagtcatgggataagaggcaaggtcctctcatggattggtaacaggttaaaagataggaaacaaagggtaggaataaatggccagttttcagaatgaagagaggtaaatagtggtgtcccccaggggtctgtactgggcccagtcctattcaacatattcataaacgatctggaaaaaggggtaaacagtgaggtggcaaaatttgcggatgatacaaaactactcaagatacttaagtcccaggcagactgcgaagaactacaaaaggatctctcaaaactgggtgaatgggcaacaaaatggcagatgaaattcaatgttgataaatgcaaagtaatgcacattggaaaagataatcccaattatacacgtaaaatgagggggtctaaattagctgttaccactcaagaaagagatcttggagtcattgtggatagttctctgaaaatatccactcaatgtgcagcggcagtcgaaaaagcgaacagaatgttgtgaattattaagaaagggacagataataagacagaaaatatcatattgcctctatataaatgcaGGGTCTCcccacatctcaaaaaaaaatattggaattggaaaagattcagaaaagggcaacaaaaattattaggtgtatggaacagctaccgtatgaggagagattaataagactgggacttttcagcttggaaaagagacaactaaggggggatatgatagaggtctataaaatcacgactggtgtcgagaaagtaaataaggaagtgttatttagtcctcataacacaagaactaggtgtcaccaaatgaaataaataggcaacaggtttaaaacaaacaaaaggaagtattttttcacacaacgcac
The Emys orbicularis isolate rEmyOrb1 chromosome 1, rEmyOrb1.hap1, whole genome shotgun sequence DNA segment above includes these coding regions:
- the LOC135888103 gene encoding C-type lectin domain family 1 member A-like, with the protein product MEDEDGYTILNFRSRNPAFTHEPSGKNKGITPPKAPDVPSESIPLPSKWRCTALILGILCLTLLVTAGILGIQVTQASHLASASLKNLSQQLELLQAKNANLSEILQQLTSDRGQKCSLCPENWFWYGEVCYHLSTEWKTWQGSKDYCSSHDSRLLKIENKEELDFIVSLSCRLWIGLSRNAVNRTWVWEDGAVLPTDLFQVSEIYYEGDCVVLEDGKAQSYGCIHHNRCVCKKKLLSWNLFNQHKKKPRNDGIIF